From the genome of Anoplopoma fimbria isolate UVic2021 breed Golden Eagle Sablefish chromosome 1, Afim_UVic_2022, whole genome shotgun sequence, one region includes:
- the ctsc gene encoding dipeptidyl peptidase 1: MRLSGVLVCVLLLWVEGSLGDTPANCTFEDLQGTWVFQVSKGGRDKTINCSSEATGESTVTVTLEKLFTASDELGNTGFFTLIYNQGFEVVINGYKWFAFFKYTEDGSKVTSLCDQTLPGWVHDVLGNNWACFAGKKVKSVPPRVDYKPVFNSGMLQKPYKNNMDFIDAINSVQKSWKAVSYPEHEMYTLKELHFRAGGPASRIPVRVRPMPVKAEVARVAAALPEHWDWRNVDGVNFVSPVRNQASCGSCYSFASMGMLESRIRILTNNSDTPILSPQQVVSCSEYSQGCDGGFPYLIGKYVQDFGIVDESCFPYTGMDSPCGVPQNCRRTYTAEYSYVGGFYGGCNEMAMMSELVKNGPMGVAFEVYPDFMVYKEGIYHHTGLTDPFNPFELTNHAVLLMGYGRCHKTGQKYWIVKNSWGTGWGEGGYFRIRRGSNECAIESIAVAANPIPKL, translated from the exons ATGAGGCTGAGCggtgtgctggtgtgtgtgctCCTGCTGTGGGTGGAAGGGTCTTTAGGGGACACACCAGCCAACTGCACCTTTGAGGACCTTCAGGGGACATGGGTGTTTCAGGTGTCCAAAGGAGGACGCGACAAGACCATCAACTGCTCCTCCGAAG CTACCGGTGAGAGCACGGTGACTGTGACCCTGGAGAAGCTGTTTACAGCCTCAGATGAGCTGGGGAACACCGGCTTCTTCACCCTCATCTACAACCAGGGCTTTGAAGTGGTCATCAATGGGTACAAATGGTTCGCCTTCTTCAAG TACACTGAAGACGGCTCTAAGGTGACCAGCCTCTGTGACCAGACCTTGCCAGGGTGGGTCCATGATGTCCTGGGAAACAACTGGGCCTGTTTTGCGGGGAAGAAAGTGAAATCGGTACCACCCCGGGTAGATTACAAACCAGTCTTCAACAGCGG GATGCTCCAGAAACcgtacaaaaacaacatggacTTCATTGACGCCATCAACTCTGTTCAGAAGTCCTGGAAGGCTGTGTCCTACCCAGAGCATGAGATGTACACTCTGAAGGAGCTGCACTTCCGAGCAGGAGGCCCCGCCTCCCGAATCCCTGT CCGTGTTCGCCCCATGCCTGTGAAAGCTGAGGTAGCCAGGGTGGCAGCAGCTCTACCTGAGCACTGGGATTGGAGGAACGTTGACGGCGTTAACTTCGTCAGCCCTGTGCGAAACCAAG CATCATGTGGAAGCTGCTACTCCTTTGCCTCTATGGGAATGTTGGAATCTCGGATTCGAATCCTCACCAACAACAGCGATACTCCAATCCTCAGCCCGCAACAAGTGGTCTCCTGTTCTGAATACTCTCAAG GTTGCGATGGTGGGTTCCCTTACCTGATCGGGAAGTATGTGCAGGATTTCGGCATTGTGGACGAGTCATGCTTTCCGTATACTGGAATGGACTCTCCATGCGGCGTTCCTCAAAACTGCCGCCGCACTTACACCGCAGAATACAGCTACGTCGGGGGATTTTATGGGGGCTGCAATGAGATGGCCATGATGTCGGAACTGGTCAAGAACGGACCAATGGGAGTGGCCTTTGAG GTCTACCCCGACTTCATGGTCTATAAGGAGGGCATCTACCACCACACCGGCCTCACAGACCCCTTCAATCCCTTCGAGCTGACCAACCATGCCGTGCTGCTGATGGGCTACGGCCGCTGCCACAAGACCGGACAGAAGTACTGGATCGTCAAGAACAGCTGGGGCACCGGCTGGGGCGAGGGCGGCTACTTCCGAATCCGCCGGGGCAGCAACGAGTGTGCCATCGAGAGCATCGCTGTCGCAGCCAACCCCATCCCCAAACTATAG